A single window of Mangifera indica cultivar Alphonso chromosome 18, CATAS_Mindica_2.1, whole genome shotgun sequence DNA harbors:
- the LOC123201660 gene encoding receptor-like protein 7: MMGFKFHYQVHCLLFFLYVGFKVDSTIICNPEDSLALLQFKNTSAFNVTASYSVMNFCNPKTLSWVRGTDCCFWEGVTCNNLTGNVIGLDLSSSCLSGIIDNNNTLFQLSHLQRFSLAETDQFTPIPSAFCWLRELTHLNLSKSGFSGLIPLEISHLSKLVSLDLSDPIQLSFGKQTFALLAQNLTRLSFLHLGSVVMSSVSPDLLLNLSSSISILSLGDTGMNGKFPTDIFCLPGLHILDLSSNINLAGFLPQSNWSSPFRFLELSYTSFKGEIPDSIGNLKFLQRMHFEGCYFTGTIPASIGNLTQLIALSSNYNALTGQLPSSTSKLKQLTDLYLSRNSLAGRIPNFGNLSKLIHLDLSHNNFSGPLSNHLNQLLSLIEIDLSNNFLTGIIPFELFSLPSFVSLKLSDNAFSGPIDPFQPSNSLESVFLNNNKISGSIPSSTFELVNLTYLDLSSNNFRGTLQLDMLLQLKFLSEIKLSYNTLLSFNFNATFKNISSELATFEMSSCNINGEFPSNLRIVEFLFVLDLSNNKIHGGILKSELGGWKSLAHLNLARNFLTYIEHHPWRNIVSLDLSNNMLQGSLLVPPFKTETFLVSNNELTGVIPPSICNLSSLLHLSLSNNNLNGRILQCFGSLALLMLHLQKNNLHGSIPDIFANSSELISLDLNGNKLEGRLPRSLVDCIWLEVINVGNNKIRDEFPYWLGTLSELKVLVLRSNRFYGPIQISKSLFHFSNLQILDLSHNEFKGFLPRKLFQNLGAMMDVAINEPEARYIGDYYYNDSVVVTMKGRDLYMTQIITIFKAIDLSYNNFQGEIPGILENFKSLIVLNLAHNSITGDIPSGLGNLKALESLDLSLNKLYGRIPVQLGGQFDTFTGDYFIGNKGLCGRPLPKKCNNDLKPQLPPPVSEGEDDNTIEFVWKIAMMGYGSGLVIGLSIGYIVFSTGKPWWLVKMVESGQQKIVRRYGRRRCSDETGSNQVLIVMVLCLNCSVC, translated from the exons ATGATgggtttcaaatttcattatcaagttcactgtcttctcttcttcttgtaTGTTGGCTTTAAAGTTGATTCAACTATCATTTGCAATCCCGAAGACAGTCTTGCCTTGCTCCAATTTAAGAACACCAGTGCATTTAATGTTACCGCATCTTATTCTGTTATGAATTTCTGTAATCCTAAGACACTCTCTTGGGTGCGGGGTACGGATTGCTGCTTTTGGGAAGGAGTGACCTGCAATAATTTGACAGGTAATGTAATTGGGTTGGACCTCAGCTCCAGTTGTTTGAGTGGTATCATCGACAACAACAACACTCTCTTCCAACTTTCACACCTTCAAAGGTTCAGTCTTGCTGAAACTGATCAATTTACCCCAATACCATCTGCTTTTTGTTGGCTCAGAGAATTGACGCATCTTAACCTTTCTAAATCTGGGTTTTCTGGTTTAATACCTCTGGAAATATCTCACCTATCCAAATTGGTTTCACTTGATCTAAGTGATCCCATTCAGCTGAGCTTTGGAAAACAAACTTTCGCGTTGCTAGCACAAAACCTTACAAGGTTAAGTTTCCTCCATCTTGGCAGTGTTGTTATGTCTTCAGTGTCTCCTGATTTGTTGTTGAACttatcttcttcaatttcaattcTCTCACTTGGAGATACAGGAATGAATGGGAAATTCCCAACTGACATTTTCTGCCTACCAGGCCTTCATATACTTGATTTATCTAGCAATATTAATCTAGCAGGGTTTCTCCCACAGTCCAATTGGAGCAGTCCTTTTAGGTTTTTGGAGCTCTCTTACACAAGTTTCAAAGGAGAAATACCTGATTCAATTGGAAACTTGAAATTCTTGCAAAGAATGCATTTTGAAGGTTGTTATTTCACAGGGACAATTCCAGCCTCAATTGGGAATCTTACTCAACTCATTGCTTTGTCTTCCAATTACAATGCTTTGACTGGTCAACTCCCATCATCGACATCAAAGCTAAAGCAGCTCACTGATTTGTATCTTTCACGGAACTCGTTGGCAGGTCGGATACCAAATTTTGGTAACCTTAGTAAGCTGATTCATTTAGATCTTTCACACAATAATTTCAGTGGTCCTCTCTCTAATCATCTGAATCAGCTTTTGTCATTAATCGAAATAGACTTGTCTAACAACTTTCTTACAGGTATAATACCATTTGAGTTGTTTAGTCTGCCATCTTTCGTATCTTTAAAGCTTAGTGATAACGCATTCTCTGGTCCTATTGACCCATTCCAGCCATCTAATTCACTGGAATCAGTTTTTTTGAACAATAATAAGATAAGTGGTTCAATTCCAAGTTCCACCTTTGAACTCGTGAACCTCACTTATCTTGATCTTTCATCAAATAACTTCCGTGGAACTCTCCAATTGGACATGTTACTGCAATTGAAATTCCTCTCAGAGATTAAACTTTCCTATAATACCCTACTGTCATTTAATTTCAATGCTACTTTCAAAAATATCTCATCCGAACTTGCAACATTTGAAATGTCTTCCTGCAATATAAATGGTGAATTCCCGAGTAACTTGAGAATCGTAGAGTTTTTATTCGTTTTAGATCTTTCCAACAATAAAATTCATGGTGGGATTCTAAAATCTGAGTTAGGAGGATGGAAGAGTTTGGCTCATCTGAATCTTGCCCGAAATTTTCTTACGTACATAGAGCACCATCCATGGAGGAATATTGTAAGTCTTGATCTTTCAAACAACATGCTCCAAGGATCACTTTTGGTTCCACCATTTAAAACTGAAACTTTCCTGGTTTCGAATAATGAATTGACTGGGGTGATTCCTCCGTCTATCTGCAATTTGAGTTCCCTTCTTCATCTTTCCTTGTCTAACAACAATTTGAATGGAAGAATTCTACAATGTTTCGGAAGCTTAGCGCTTTTAATGTTGCACTTGCAGAAGAATAATCTTCATGGTAGCATTCCTGATATATTTGCAAATTCAAGTGAGTTGATAAGTCTTGATCTTAATGGTAACAAGTTGGAAGGGCGTTTACCAAGATCCTTGGTAGATTGTATTTGGCTGGAGGTTATCAATGTAGGAAATAACAAGATACGAGATGAATTTCCTTATTGGTTGGGAACTCTTTCAGAGCTGAAAGTTCTTGTCCTGAGGTCTAATAGATTTTATGGTCCCATACAGATTTCCAAATCTTTATTCCATTTCTCCAACTTGCAGATTCTAGACCTCTCTCACAATGAATTCAAAGGTTTTCTGCCCAGaaaattgtttcaaaatttgggAGCTATGATGGATGTTGCTATTAATGAACCTGAGGCCCGGTATATTGGAGATTATTATTACAATGATTCTGTAGTTGTGACAATGAAAGGGCGGGATCTTTATATGACTCAGATCATAACGATCTTTAAAGCCATTGATCTCTCATACAATAATTTTCAGGGAGAGATTCCAGGAATCCtggaaaatttcaaatcacTCATAGTCCTCAATCTTGCTCATAATAGTATAACAGGAGACATACCATCTGGTTTGGGGAATTTAAAAGCTCTTGAATCATTAGATCTCTCTTTAAACAAGCTTTATGGAAGGATTCCTGTGCAATTG GGCGGTCAGTTTGACACTTTTACAGGTGATTACTTCATTGGGAATAAAGGATTATGTGGAAGGCCATTGCCAAAGAAATGTAACAATGATCTGAAGCCGCAACTACCACCGCCAGTTTCAGAAGGAGAAGATGATAATACAATTGAATTTGTTTGGAAAATTGCGATGATGGGTTATGGAAGTGGGCTTGTGATTGGGTTGTCCATAGGATACATTGTATTCTCAACGGGCAAACCTTGGTGGCTTGTAAAAATGGTTGAATCTGGACAACAGAAGATTGTTAGAAGATATGGAAG gagGCGATGTTCAGATGAGACAGGAAGCAACCAGGTGCTTATAGTCATGGTTTTGTGTTTGAATTGTTCTGTTTGTTGA